The Heliomicrobium gestii genome segment CCATGGCGGAATAGGCAGAAAGAATCCCCAAGCCAACTTTGGGACCGACGCCGCTGACCTCCAAGAGGAGGCGGAAGAATTCTAAATCCTCCTCCTTGATAAAGCCAAAGAGGCTGACCTGATCCTCCCGTGTATGGTAATAGGTATGGATCAATACCTCCCGGCCTACCCGGGGCAGCGACGCCAGCATCGTCGCCGGCACAAAGACACGGTAACCGACGCCCGAGACGTCGACGAGCAGGCAATCATCACCGACACCGGCGAGACGGCCCCGTAAAAAAGCGATCATCGACAGGCCACCCCCCAGGTCAGGCTATGGGCGCAACAGATGGCTACGGCCAGCGCATCGGCCACATCGTCCGGCTTCGGAATCTCGTCCAATGCCAACAAGACGCGCACCATCTGCTGGACCTGTTGTTTTTCCGCCCGTCCATAGCCGACAACGGCTTGTTTCACCTGGGACGGCTTGTATTCATGGACAGAGAGACCAGCCCGGGCCGCCGCCAGCAGCACGACGCCCCGGGCTTGGGCTACCGTGATCGCCGTGGTGACATTGCGATTGAAGAATAACTCCTCCACGCCGATATGGCTTGGGTTATAGGTGGCGATGATCGCCTCCAAATCGGTGAAAATCGTATGCAGCCGGGAAGCCTGGGATGTGTGG includes the following:
- the ruvC gene encoding crossover junction endodeoxyribonuclease RuvC, giving the protein MVILGIDPGTAICGYGLIEAQGNRLSALAYGAVRTPAHTSQASRLHTIFTDLEAIIATYNPSHIGVEELFFNRNVTTAITVAQARGVVLLAAARAGLSVHEYKPSQVKQAVVGYGRAEKQQVQQMVRVLLALDEIPKPDDVADALAVAICCAHSLTWGVACR